From the Microbacterium thalassium genome, one window contains:
- a CDS encoding NAD(P)-dependent oxidoreductase, with product MPETFKVALTRDFRADDGSIGWGDIGIDALEREPGVEWEYLEVDETPLSPGALAGYDGVMVLGNALDAASLEGADRLKVVARFGVGYDTIDVDACTRAGIPVTTTPDGTRGPMALAAVTLLLAVAHNVRQKDRIVRERRDWSERYAYNGVGLPGKTLGIIGFGNIGREVARLLAPLGMHVLAYDPYLDAGRAADAGAELVGIDELMANADAVVVTAALTPETRHIVDARRIDLMKPDALLVNVARGPLVDQAALADALTRGRIRGAGLDVLEKEPADDDDPILDCDNVLLSPHATGWTEQLAYGNGSGCVRSLLEVARGQRPSYLVINPAAFDHERWQGVPEAPGADA from the coding sequence ATGCCCGAGACATTCAAGGTTGCCCTGACCCGCGACTTCCGCGCCGACGACGGTTCGATCGGCTGGGGAGACATCGGGATCGATGCGCTCGAGCGCGAGCCCGGAGTCGAGTGGGAGTACCTCGAGGTCGACGAGACCCCCCTGTCGCCCGGAGCGCTCGCGGGGTACGACGGTGTCATGGTCCTCGGAAACGCGCTGGATGCCGCCTCGCTCGAAGGGGCGGATCGCCTCAAGGTGGTCGCGCGCTTCGGCGTCGGCTACGACACCATCGACGTCGACGCGTGCACGCGTGCGGGCATTCCGGTCACGACCACGCCCGACGGAACGCGGGGGCCGATGGCGCTGGCGGCGGTGACGCTTCTGCTGGCGGTGGCCCACAACGTCCGCCAGAAGGACCGGATCGTGCGCGAGCGCCGCGACTGGAGCGAGCGCTACGCCTACAACGGCGTGGGTCTGCCCGGAAAGACCCTCGGCATCATCGGCTTCGGCAACATCGGCCGCGAGGTCGCCCGGCTCCTCGCGCCCCTCGGGATGCACGTGCTCGCCTACGATCCGTATCTCGACGCCGGCCGCGCGGCCGACGCGGGCGCCGAGCTCGTCGGCATCGACGAGCTCATGGCGAACGCCGACGCCGTCGTCGTGACGGCCGCCCTCACCCCCGAGACGCGGCACATCGTGGACGCACGGCGGATCGACCTCATGAAGCCGGACGCGCTGCTGGTGAACGTCGCGCGCGGGCCTCTCGTCGATCAGGCCGCGCTGGCGGACGCACTCACGCGGGGACGCATCCGCGGTGCGGGACTGGATGTGCTCGAGAAGGAGCCGGCCGACGACGACGATCCGATTCTGGACTGCGACAACGTCCTTCTCTCCCCGCACGCGACCGGATGGACCGAGCAGCTCGCGTACGGCAACGGGTCCGGCTGCGTGCGCTCGCTGCTCGAGGTCGCACGCGGTCAGCGCCCGTCGTACCTGGTGATCAATCCCGCGGCGTTCGACCACGAGCGATGGCAGGGCGTTCCCGAAGCACCGGGAGCCGACGCATGA
- a CDS encoding HpcH/HpaI aldolase family protein → MSAAPMRLKTRIQAQDPVVGTFVLASPRPAIARAAVRAGADFVLVDGEHTGFGWETIGTFVSAVRTAGGVPFVRVPAARREYIGMALDMGAVGLMVPMVGSADEAREIVSWAKYPPTGVRGAMFGLAGHDFDLVEPNSAMWKSNADTILMLQIETQEGLDNVEEIAAVEGVDILWIGHWDLSISMGIPTQFEHERFQAAVDRIVAAAAANGKAAGFLADDAEHAAELVARGFRVLAWGSDLALYRTALSTGLNEIRDALD, encoded by the coding sequence ATGAGCGCGGCGCCGATGAGGTTGAAGACGCGGATCCAGGCCCAGGACCCGGTCGTCGGCACCTTCGTGCTCGCGTCTCCGCGTCCGGCTATCGCGCGGGCCGCCGTCCGGGCGGGAGCCGACTTCGTCCTCGTCGACGGGGAGCACACCGGCTTCGGGTGGGAGACGATCGGCACGTTCGTCTCGGCCGTGCGCACGGCGGGCGGAGTGCCGTTCGTGCGCGTTCCGGCGGCGCGGCGCGAGTACATCGGCATGGCCCTGGACATGGGCGCGGTGGGATTGATGGTGCCCATGGTGGGCTCGGCGGACGAGGCGCGTGAGATCGTCTCGTGGGCCAAGTACCCGCCGACCGGTGTGCGAGGGGCGATGTTCGGACTCGCCGGTCACGACTTCGACCTCGTCGAGCCCAACTCGGCGATGTGGAAGTCGAACGCCGACACGATCCTCATGCTGCAGATCGAGACGCAGGAGGGACTGGACAACGTCGAGGAGATCGCCGCCGTCGAGGGCGTCGACATCCTGTGGATCGGTCACTGGGACCTGAGCATCAGCATGGGCATCCCGACCCAGTTCGAGCACGAGCGCTTCCAGGCCGCGGTCGACCGCATCGTGGCCGCCGCCGCTGCGAACGGCAAAGCGGCCGGGTTCCTGGCCGACGACGCCGAGCATGCCGCAGAGCTGGTTGCCCGCGGATTCCGCGTGCTCGCGTGGGGGAGCGACCTCGCGCTGTACCGCACGGCGCTGTCGACGGGGCTGAACGAGATCCGCGACGCCCTCGACTGA
- a CDS encoding tyrosine-protein phosphatase, protein MSEWAEASRPPEPLQETPLNNLRDLAGIRVEGGVLAPHRVFRSDDVSTVPADQASRLFDLGIRTVIDLRSRAESDHTGRGALGRHEVRYVSLPLVGGAADPEEFLRHLREGTATPTTVGEYYAATAAAEAETIARGLRVITASDGATLFHCQAGKDRTGIFAGVLLGVLGADPDDIAADYAASAEAVPRIMARVSASIGHLMGESDEYFRAAAAGLGPVSPLLGAEADAMHAMLDILDARHGGARALLRSAGFDDAEREALRVRVVAGPLL, encoded by the coding sequence ATGAGCGAGTGGGCTGAGGCATCGCGGCCGCCCGAGCCGCTGCAGGAGACGCCGCTGAACAACCTCCGTGATCTCGCCGGCATCCGCGTCGAGGGAGGCGTGCTGGCGCCGCACCGGGTGTTCCGCAGCGACGATGTCTCGACGGTGCCGGCCGACCAGGCTTCCCGCCTGTTCGATCTCGGGATCCGGACCGTCATCGATCTGCGGTCCCGCGCCGAGTCCGACCACACCGGCCGCGGCGCGCTCGGCCGCCATGAGGTGCGGTACGTGTCCCTCCCGCTCGTCGGCGGTGCAGCGGACCCCGAGGAGTTCCTCCGCCACCTTCGCGAGGGCACGGCCACCCCCACGACGGTGGGCGAGTACTACGCCGCGACGGCGGCCGCCGAGGCCGAGACGATCGCCCGGGGGCTGCGGGTGATCACCGCCTCCGACGGCGCGACGCTGTTCCACTGCCAGGCCGGCAAGGATCGCACGGGGATCTTCGCGGGAGTTCTCCTCGGCGTTCTCGGCGCCGACCCCGACGACATCGCCGCCGACTACGCCGCGAGCGCCGAAGCAGTCCCGCGCATCATGGCGCGCGTCAGCGCCTCGATCGGGCACCTCATGGGCGAGTCCGATGAGTACTTCCGCGCTGCCGCCGCGGGTCTCGGGCCGGTCAGCCCCCTGCTGGGCGCCGAGGCCGACGCGATGCACGCGATGCTCGACATCCTCGATGCTCGCCACGGCGGCGCGCGCGCCCTGTTGCGGTCGGCCGGCTTCGACGACGCGGAACGGGAGGCGCTGCGCGTCCGGGTGGTCGCCGGCCCCCTGCTCTGA
- a CDS encoding Gfo/Idh/MocA family protein: MSAPGVRLAVIGGGSQIFEAAHAPAIADLGAEVVGLFDAAPARAAAVGGRFGWPVAADFDALLATGADAAVVCVPHPLHAGFVTACATAGLDVLVEKPLAGTLGEIDDIIRAAEASGVLVAVLQQHRLRDEVVAARAMLTSGELGRIHRAVLTASYPKRSNYYTDTAWRGTWAGEGGGVLLNQGLHDIDLLQHLLGMPERVWSTQGTALHPIEAEDTADVVLTWPDGATGSVHVTSAAALEENRLEIFGSAGDIRITGRGLEVRPHGEDFAAFAATPGGHLDLFPRGEWELRVAPGHGTHRDVYADFFAAREHGGAPVTPAADARGAVEIIAAAAISHDIGTAVALPVDPARQDALLQRRIEEAAHERVG, translated from the coding sequence GTGAGCGCCCCCGGCGTGCGGCTCGCCGTGATCGGCGGCGGGTCCCAGATCTTCGAAGCCGCCCACGCCCCGGCGATCGCCGATCTCGGCGCCGAGGTCGTGGGCCTGTTCGACGCCGCGCCGGCGCGCGCCGCCGCCGTCGGCGGCAGATTCGGGTGGCCGGTGGCGGCGGATTTCGACGCGCTGCTCGCGACCGGAGCGGATGCCGCCGTCGTGTGCGTGCCGCATCCGCTGCACGCAGGGTTCGTCACCGCGTGCGCGACAGCGGGACTCGATGTGCTCGTCGAGAAGCCGCTGGCGGGCACGCTCGGCGAGATCGACGACATCATCCGCGCGGCGGAGGCCTCGGGCGTCCTCGTCGCGGTCCTGCAGCAGCATCGTCTGCGAGATGAGGTCGTCGCCGCCCGGGCGATGCTGACATCGGGGGAGCTCGGACGCATCCATCGCGCCGTGCTGACCGCTTCGTACCCGAAGCGCTCGAACTACTACACCGACACCGCGTGGCGCGGGACGTGGGCGGGCGAGGGCGGCGGCGTGCTGCTGAACCAGGGCCTTCACGACATCGACCTCCTTCAGCACCTGCTCGGCATGCCCGAGCGCGTGTGGTCGACCCAGGGCACCGCGCTCCACCCCATCGAGGCCGAGGACACGGCCGACGTCGTGCTGACATGGCCCGACGGGGCGACCGGGAGCGTGCACGTGACCAGCGCCGCGGCGCTCGAGGAGAATCGCCTCGAGATCTTCGGCTCCGCCGGCGACATCCGCATCACCGGCCGAGGGCTCGAGGTCCGCCCCCACGGCGAGGACTTCGCCGCCTTCGCGGCCACGCCGGGCGGCCATCTGGATCTGTTCCCGCGCGGCGAGTGGGAGCTGCGGGTCGCCCCGGGTCACGGCACGCACCGGGACGTGTACGCCGACTTCTTCGCCGCCCGCGAGCACGGCGGAGCGCCGGTCACGCCCGCGGCGGATGCCCGCGGCGCGGTCGAGATCATCGCCGCCGCGGCGATCTCGCACGACATCGGAACGGCGGTCGCCCTGCCCGTGGACCCCGCCCGGCAGGATGCCCTCCTGCAGCGACGCATCGAGGAGGCAGCGCATGAGCGAGTGGGCTGA
- a CDS encoding ATP-binding cassette domain-containing protein: MTASETTTAPARAPWLRDDALLTVEGLHCAFKTASGRVHAVRGVTFDVRPGETLGLVGESGCGKTTTGRAILRLPAGQAGTVTFRGTDMSRLSHGDLRSARRKLQMIFQDPLSSFNPRRKVVDIVEEGLAIQRFPRGERRARVAEVLQQVGMSTEMVGDRRPHEFSGGQCQRISIARALAPGPELIVCDEPVASLDVSVQARVLNVLQDIRARNDLSLVFVSHDLAVVKVISDRIAVMNRGRIVEIGDAADVYDSPAHPYTQRLLDAVPVVDDSERRDAGDRAVTVDDWETVDRAMVEVGPGHYAALGEIVHDGEDVP, from the coding sequence GTGACCGCGAGCGAGACGACGACGGCCCCCGCACGCGCGCCCTGGCTGCGCGACGACGCGCTGCTGACCGTCGAGGGTCTGCACTGCGCTTTCAAGACGGCCTCGGGCCGCGTGCACGCCGTGCGAGGGGTGACGTTCGACGTGCGGCCGGGCGAGACGCTCGGGCTCGTCGGGGAGTCGGGCTGCGGCAAGACCACGACCGGTCGCGCGATCCTGCGCCTTCCCGCCGGGCAGGCCGGCACGGTGACGTTCCGCGGCACGGACATGTCGCGCCTGTCGCACGGCGATCTGCGCAGCGCACGCCGCAAGCTGCAGATGATCTTCCAGGACCCGCTGTCGTCGTTCAATCCGCGGCGCAAGGTCGTGGACATCGTGGAGGAGGGCCTGGCGATCCAGCGGTTCCCCCGCGGCGAGCGTCGGGCGCGGGTGGCCGAGGTGCTGCAGCAGGTCGGCATGAGCACCGAGATGGTCGGCGACCGGCGTCCGCACGAGTTCTCCGGCGGGCAGTGCCAGCGCATCTCGATCGCGCGCGCGCTGGCGCCGGGCCCCGAGCTGATCGTGTGCGACGAGCCGGTCGCGTCTCTGGACGTGTCGGTCCAGGCCCGTGTGCTCAACGTTCTGCAGGACATCCGCGCGCGCAACGACCTCTCACTGGTGTTCGTCTCGCACGACCTCGCCGTGGTGAAGGTGATCAGCGACCGGATCGCCGTGATGAATCGCGGGCGTATCGTCGAGATCGGCGACGCCGCCGATGTCTACGACTCTCCCGCGCACCCCTACACCCAGCGTCTCCTGGACGCCGTGCCCGTCGTCGACGACTCCGAGCGACGCGACGCGGGCGATCGCGCCGTGACCGTGGACGACTGGGAGACCGTCGATCGCGCGATGGTGGAGGTCGGGCCCGGGCACTATGCCGCTCTCGGCGAGATCGTCCACGACGGCGAGGATGTGCCGTGA
- a CDS encoding ABC transporter ATP-binding protein gives MIPRTEHTPDLVSIKGLSVDIDTPEGTAHILRNVSMDVPRGQTLGIVGESGSGKSMTLRTMLGLLPADARVRGGMWFDGEDLTAMAPEPRRKLLGRRVGVVFQNPMTSLNPVVTIGRQMGEAVRFHLGYSKAQARELSIQLLEQVGIANAANRLRDYPHQFSGGMRQRVMIAMALTCSPDLIIADEATTALDVTIQKGILDLLQEIQRERNMAMIIVSHDLSVVAGRTDDVVVMYGGRVVDRRPTARLFAPPMHPYTRALSMAIPRLDMPAHTRLPALGGRPPSVYDPLLTEEEADARDMDRWSSVSETIVDDSASAPDVVAAGAGPTAGEQVIVGTLAAEQEAGVAEGGDAEVAHDTLYAPMAREDEEAGR, from the coding sequence GTGATCCCCCGGACAGAGCACACACCGGACCTGGTCTCGATCAAGGGACTGTCCGTCGACATCGACACGCCCGAGGGCACGGCCCACATCCTGCGGAACGTCTCGATGGACGTGCCGCGGGGCCAGACGCTGGGCATCGTCGGCGAGTCCGGCTCGGGCAAGTCGATGACGCTGCGCACGATGCTCGGTCTTCTGCCCGCCGATGCCCGGGTGCGGGGCGGCATGTGGTTCGACGGCGAGGACCTGACGGCCATGGCGCCCGAGCCCCGCCGCAAACTCCTGGGTCGGCGGGTGGGCGTGGTCTTCCAGAACCCGATGACCTCGCTCAACCCGGTCGTGACGATCGGGCGGCAGATGGGCGAGGCGGTTCGCTTCCACCTCGGCTATTCCAAGGCGCAGGCGCGGGAGCTGTCGATCCAGCTGCTCGAGCAGGTGGGCATCGCGAACGCGGCGAACAGGCTGCGGGACTACCCGCACCAGTTCTCGGGCGGCATGCGCCAGCGCGTGATGATCGCCATGGCCCTCACGTGCTCGCCCGACCTCATCATCGCCGACGAGGCGACGACGGCTCTCGACGTGACGATCCAGAAGGGCATCCTGGACCTGCTCCAGGAGATCCAGCGCGAGCGGAACATGGCGATGATCATCGTCTCGCACGACCTCAGCGTCGTCGCCGGCCGCACCGACGACGTCGTCGTCATGTACGGCGGCCGTGTCGTCGACCGCCGGCCCACGGCTCGCCTGTTCGCCCCGCCCATGCATCCGTACACCCGGGCGCTGTCGATGGCGATCCCGCGGCTGGACATGCCGGCGCACACGCGCCTCCCGGCCCTGGGCGGGCGCCCGCCGAGCGTGTACGACCCGCTGCTGACGGAGGAGGAGGCGGACGCGCGCGACATGGACCGCTGGAGCAGCGTCTCGGAGACCATCGTGGACGACTCGGCATCCGCCCCCGATGTCGTCGCGGCCGGGGCCGGCCCCACCGCCGGCGAGCAGGTGATCGTCGGCACCCTCGCCGCCGAGCAGGAGGCCGGCGTCGCCGAGGGCGGCGACGCCGAGGTGGCGCACGACACGCTGTACGCGCCGATGGCGCGTGAGGACGAGGAGGCCGGACGGTGA
- a CDS encoding ABC transporter permease, with protein sequence MSRTAPVTSGPRTQGFNAVIKPGRGGGTSLPLIPRLKQRRKRRVRPALFWFAVVWLSVLILAAVFADVIPGLPAYDEKIGSFAQPPDLTLGGLLGTDGVGRSNLSRIIYGARVSLTIAIASTLIGLAIGLIVGMIGGYYRGVWESAANIIANTVSALPPLLLLLALVSAIGTSLLGITLALGFVISDLYIRVTKGAVIGNANREYVLAARALGAGDVRIMTREILPNLIPVLGSIIPMAMAIMIVVEGSLSFLGYGIPAPTPSWGGMIAAGADIMRQFPYVIAGPVITLFLTVLSFNAIGDYLSSRTDVREGKL encoded by the coding sequence ATGAGCCGGACCGCGCCTGTCACCTCGGGGCCGCGCACCCAGGGGTTCAACGCCGTCATCAAGCCCGGTCGCGGCGGCGGAACTTCGCTGCCGCTCATCCCCCGCCTCAAGCAGCGCCGCAAGCGGCGCGTGCGCCCGGCGCTGTTCTGGTTCGCCGTCGTCTGGCTGAGCGTCCTCATCCTCGCCGCGGTGTTCGCCGACGTCATTCCCGGGCTTCCCGCGTACGACGAGAAGATCGGCTCGTTCGCACAGCCGCCGGATCTGACCCTGGGCGGGCTTCTCGGAACCGACGGCGTCGGCCGCAGCAATCTCTCGCGGATCATCTACGGCGCGCGCGTGTCGCTCACGATCGCGATCGCCTCCACACTCATCGGTCTCGCGATCGGACTGATCGTCGGGATGATCGGCGGCTACTACCGCGGCGTGTGGGAGTCGGCGGCGAACATCATCGCGAACACGGTGTCGGCGCTGCCGCCCCTGCTTCTCCTGCTCGCGCTCGTGTCCGCGATCGGGACGTCGCTGCTGGGAATCACGCTGGCCCTCGGGTTCGTCATCTCCGACCTCTACATCCGCGTCACGAAAGGCGCGGTCATCGGCAATGCCAATCGGGAGTACGTGCTGGCCGCGCGGGCCCTGGGCGCCGGGGACGTGCGCATCATGACCCGCGAGATCCTTCCCAATCTCATCCCCGTGCTGGGGTCGATCATCCCCATGGCGATGGCCATCATGATCGTCGTCGAGGGTTCGCTGAGCTTCCTCGGCTACGGCATTCCGGCCCCGACCCCGAGCTGGGGCGGCATGATCGCCGCGGGCGCGGACATCATGCGGCAGTTCCCCTACGTGATCGCCGGGCCGGTGATCACCCTGTTCCTGACGGTGCTGTCCTTCAACGCCATCGGCGACTACCTCTCGAGCCGCACCGACGTGAGGGAGGGAAAGCTGTGA
- a CDS encoding ABC transporter permease, which yields MNATARAVVSRLLYGIPVLILVTLGAAALMDFMPGSPGQAILGDAATAEQVDAINERLGYNQPFIQRYLEWVWNALHLDFGTTLFTQEPVTDVLMRRLAVTVELAGLALFFALVISIPLALLAAMRAGKFLDRTLNIVSSALLSIPSFVTVVLISLVFVVWLGWFPATGWVPLSDSVADNLRYAFLPAMALSIYECAFFYRVVRSDLTGTLREDFILVARAKGLPRRYILTRHALRPSTTSLITVIGLSLGRLLGGAVIVEYFFSVPGLGAEAVSAVGIKDMPMIQAIVTVLVVAYVAIFILVDLAYAWIDPRVGVR from the coding sequence GTGAACGCGACCGCGAGGGCAGTGGTCTCCCGCCTCCTGTACGGGATTCCCGTGCTGATCCTGGTGACCCTGGGGGCGGCCGCCCTGATGGACTTCATGCCCGGATCGCCCGGGCAGGCCATCCTCGGTGATGCCGCGACCGCCGAGCAGGTGGACGCGATCAACGAGCGTCTCGGGTACAACCAGCCGTTCATCCAGCGCTACCTCGAGTGGGTCTGGAACGCACTCCACCTCGACTTCGGCACGACGCTGTTCACACAGGAGCCCGTCACCGACGTTCTGATGCGCCGGCTGGCCGTGACGGTCGAATTGGCGGGCCTCGCCCTGTTCTTCGCCCTCGTGATCTCGATCCCCCTCGCGCTGCTGGCGGCGATGCGGGCGGGCAAGTTCCTCGACCGCACGCTCAACATCGTGTCGTCGGCGCTGCTGAGCATCCCGAGCTTCGTCACGGTGGTGCTGATCTCGCTGGTCTTCGTCGTCTGGCTCGGCTGGTTCCCCGCGACGGGATGGGTGCCGCTCAGCGACAGCGTCGCGGACAACCTCAGATACGCCTTCCTGCCGGCGATGGCGCTCTCCATCTACGAGTGCGCCTTCTTCTACCGGGTAGTGCGGTCCGACCTGACGGGCACTCTCCGCGAGGACTTCATCCTCGTCGCCCGCGCGAAGGGACTGCCCCGCCGCTACATCCTGACGCGGCACGCTCTGCGCCCGTCCACCACCTCGCTGATCACCGTCATCGGCCTGTCACTGGGCCGTCTCCTGGGAGGCGCCGTCATCGTCGAGTACTTCTTCTCCGTGCCGGGCCTCGGCGCCGAGGCCGTCAGCGCCGTCGGCATCAAGGACATGCCGATGATCCAGGCGATCGTGACGGTGCTCGTCGTGGCGTACGTCGCGATCTTCATCCTCGTCGACCTCGCCTATGCGTGGATCGACCCGAGAGTGGGTGTGCGATGA
- a CDS encoding ABC transporter substrate-binding protein: MKMSRLRVAGAAVVAAAALTLAACTGGDTGETGETQAPSQDTPVAGGELTILSAGNVATWDPGSAFGSFPGVNWDRLYAVYGAVISTDVDGNIVPGLAESISTDDGGATWTMTMRDGVAFTDGEPVDANAVVANYERFADEANALAAYRVASSFAVSAVDDMTVEIVPLDPNPVLDTLIADNIPFIASPASLPEAGAEYGDPVGAGPFVLESWDTAVGEEFSKNADYWGADDGLPYLDTLKFSIVADPAQRVSTVVQGGAQIMNGYGFQFIADADNPAVATFDVASGGIRHYVFNNTSDLMSDPRAREAVVLAIDPTEMVQTLTQDPSAEGSTALFPSTSPFYDASLSLPETDLDAAQSLVDEITGEGTDFTINLLIAAVPELVRAGELFQLTLEQLDGVTVELNQIPIQDWRAEAFDKDNFDVTFYPGVFDLNSPWVGMANLFGVGGSDNFGNIDIADMEQALQDAQSATSDADREAAMAQVQQIYVDEMPIGVFGIDYRTFLIGADVTGLQSMGRGALYTDRIGYKAE; this comes from the coding sequence TGACGATCCTGTCCGCCGGGAACGTCGCAACATGGGACCCGGGCTCCGCGTTCGGAAGCTTCCCCGGCGTGAACTGGGATCGCCTGTACGCCGTGTACGGCGCGGTGATCAGCACCGACGTCGACGGCAACATCGTCCCCGGTCTGGCCGAGAGCATCAGCACGGACGACGGCGGCGCGACGTGGACCATGACCATGCGCGACGGCGTCGCCTTCACCGACGGCGAGCCGGTCGATGCGAACGCCGTGGTCGCCAACTACGAGCGGTTCGCAGACGAGGCCAATGCCCTCGCCGCCTACCGCGTGGCCAGCTCGTTCGCGGTCTCGGCGGTGGACGACATGACGGTGGAGATCGTTCCGCTCGACCCGAACCCGGTGCTCGACACCCTGATCGCCGACAACATCCCCTTCATCGCGTCGCCCGCGTCGCTGCCCGAGGCGGGCGCCGAGTACGGCGACCCCGTCGGCGCGGGCCCCTTCGTGCTCGAGAGCTGGGACACCGCCGTCGGTGAGGAGTTCAGCAAGAACGCCGACTACTGGGGGGCCGACGACGGCCTGCCGTACCTCGACACGCTGAAGTTCAGCATCGTGGCCGACCCGGCCCAGCGCGTGTCGACGGTCGTCCAGGGCGGCGCCCAGATCATGAACGGCTACGGGTTCCAGTTCATCGCGGACGCCGACAACCCGGCCGTCGCCACGTTCGACGTCGCGTCCGGTGGCATCCGCCACTACGTGTTCAACAACACCAGCGATCTGATGAGCGACCCGCGCGCCCGGGAGGCCGTCGTCCTCGCCATCGACCCGACGGAGATGGTCCAGACGCTCACACAGGACCCGAGTGCCGAGGGCAGCACGGCGCTGTTCCCGTCGACCTCGCCGTTCTACGACGCGTCGCTGAGCCTGCCCGAGACCGACCTCGACGCCGCGCAGTCGCTCGTCGACGAGATCACCGGCGAGGGCACGGACTTCACCATCAACCTGCTCATCGCGGCGGTGCCCGAGCTCGTCCGCGCCGGTGAACTCTTCCAGCTCACCCTCGAGCAGCTCGACGGCGTCACGGTGGAGCTCAACCAGATCCCGATCCAGGACTGGCGCGCGGAGGCGTTCGACAAGGACAACTTCGACGTGACGTTCTACCCCGGTGTGTTCGACCTGAACAGCCCGTGGGTCGGCATGGCCAATCTGTTCGGCGTCGGCGGCTCCGACAACTTCGGCAACATCGACATCGCCGATATGGAGCAGGCTCTGCAGGACGCGCAGTCGGCCACATCCGACGCCGACCGCGAAGCCGCGATGGCGCAGGTGCAGCAGATCTACGTCGACGAGATGCCCATCGGCGTCTTCGGCATCGACTACCGCACCTTCCTGATCGGCGCGGACGTGACCGGACTGCAGTCCATGGGTCGCGGTGCGCTCTACACGGATCGCATCGGCTACAAGGCCGAGTAG